The Vigna radiata var. radiata cultivar VC1973A unplaced genomic scaffold, Vradiata_ver6 scaffold_2744, whole genome shotgun sequence genome segment GGTAACCAATTTCCGGGGCATGTAGCACTCATTGCTGCACCCTCAAATGGTTCCTCTACAGATGctttattaagaaaattctGGGAGATTGAAGAAATACCCAAACCAGTGCCATCACATCCAGATGATGTCATTGCCGAAAGAATTTTTAAGAACAACCACTATAGACTAGGAACTGGTCGTTATGTAGTTCCTCTTTTGATACGTAACGATGCGTCACCACTGGGTGACTCGAAAAGCCTTGCTCTTCAGCGTTTAAACGGAACTGAGCGCCGTTTCAACAAACAACCTGAATTGAAGGAAAAGTACTCGGAATTTTTGAAAGAATACGAGTCTCTAGGTCACATGGGCTTAGTGAACTCGGAAAATTTTGGACTCGCTAGATATTATATTCCTCATCACGCTGTTTTCCGTGAAGATAGCGCAACTACAAAGGTTCGCGTGGTTTTCGATGGATCACAAAGGTCAAGTTCTGGCATTGccttaaatgaaattttgtacTCCGGTCCTAAACTTCAAAAGGACGTTTTT includes the following:
- the LOC106755261 gene encoding uncharacterized protein LOC106755261; the encoded protein is MGKIDNHGNQFPGHVALIAAPSNGSSTDALLRKFWEIEEIPKPVPSHPDDVIAERIFKNNHYRLGTGRYVVPLLIRNDASPLGDSKSLALQRLNGTERRFNKQPELKEKYSEFLKEYESLGHMGLVNSENFGLARYYIPHHAVFREDSATTKVRVVFDGSQRSSSGIALNEILYSGPKLQKDVFDVIARFRIHQKVFTCDISKMYRQILLRPDERKYQHIFWRHDGELKEFELNTVTYGLSSSPFLALRVIKQLTEDEGHKYPAAATALCRDMFVDDL